Proteins found in one Arachis stenosperma cultivar V10309 chromosome 8, arast.V10309.gnm1.PFL2, whole genome shotgun sequence genomic segment:
- the LOC130945179 gene encoding nucleobase-ascorbate transporter 3-like produces MGETANHPPPVAPAPAPAPPPPNLALSRGPTWTPAEQLLQLHYCIHSNPSWPQALLLGFQHYIVMLGTTVLIATTLVPQMGGNHGDKARVIQSLLFMSGVNTLLQTWFGSRLPTVMNASFAFVLPVLSIINDYTDRVFPSEHERFIYTMRTIQGSLIVSSFINIFLGYSKSWGSLTRLFSPIVIVPVVCLVGLGLFMRGFPQLANCVQIGLLMLILLVITQQYLKRIHPSMNHVLEKFALLICIAIIWGFAAILTVAGAYNNSKERTQTSCRTDRSYLMSSAPWIKIPYPFQWGTPIFRASHVFGMMGAALVTSAESTGTFFAAARISGATPPPAHVLSRSIGLQGIGMLLEGIFGAAVGTTASVENVGLLGLTHIGSRRVVQISCGFMIFFSIFGKFGAFFASIPLPIFAAIYCVLFGIVAAVGISFIQFANNNSMRNIYVLGVSLFLGISVPQYFIMNTAPDGHGPVRTNAGWFNDILNTIFSSAATVAIIVGTILDNTLEAKHAANDRGMPWWVPFQNRKGDVRNDEFYGLPLRINEYMPTRFL; encoded by the exons ATGGGAGAGACAGCGAACCACCCACCACCCGTGGCACCGGCACCGGCGCCAGCACCACCACCGCCTAATCTTGCACTTTCAAGGGGCCCCACTTGGACTCCAGCTGAACAACTCTTGCAGCTTCACTACTGCATCCACTCCAATCCTTCATGGC CACAAGCACTTTTACTTGGTTTTCAACACTACATTGTTATGCTTGGAACAACGGTTCTGATCGCAACTACACTAGTGCCTCAAATGGGGGGTAATCAT GGTGATAAAGCACGCGTGATTCAGTCATTGCTGTTTATGTCCGGTGTGAACACGCTACTACAAACATGGTTCGGATCAAGGCTTCCTACAGTGATGAATGCATCATTTGCTTTTGTTCTTCCTGTGCTCTCCATCATTAATGATTACACCGACAGAGTATTTCCATCGGAACACGAG AGGTTTATCTACACAATGAGAACAATACAAGGGTCTCTTATTGTTTCTTCCTTCATCAACATCTTCCTTGGGTATAGCAAGTCATGGGGAAGTTTAACAAG ATTGTTTAGTCCTATAGTCATTGTACCTGTGGTATGCCTGGTGGGTCTTGGTCTTTTCATGAGAGGCTTTCCACAG CTTGCAAATTGTGTGCAGATTGGACTACTTATGCTCATACTACTTGTCATAACCCAACAG TATTTGAAGCGTATTCATCCCTCCATGAATCATGTTCTTGAGAAGTTTGCTTTACTTATCTGCATTGCTATCATCTGGGGATTTGCCGCCATCCTTACCGTGGCCGGTGCATACAACAATTCCAAAGAACGGACACAAACCAGTTGTCGCACGGATCGCTCATACCTCATGTCTTCTGCACCATG GATTAAAATTCCATACCCATTTCAGTGGGGTACTCCAATATTCAGAGCCAGTCATGTCTTTGGGATGATGGGAGCTGCACTTGTCACATCTGCAGAG TCAACTGGGACTTTCTTTGCAGCAGCCAGAATCTCTGGTGCAACACCACCTCCAGCCCATGTGCTCAGCCGAAGTATTGGGCTTCAG GGTATAGGCATGCTGCTTGAAGGCATTTTTGGTGCTGCTGTTGGTACTACTGCATCAGT TGAAAATGTTGGACTACTTGGTCTAACTCATATAGGAAGCAGAAGGGTAGTGCAGATATCTTGTGGTTTCATGATCTTCTTCTCAATATTTG GGAAGTTTGGAGCATTTTTTGCATCAATTCCCTTACCAATCTTTGCTGCTATATATTGTGTTCTATTTGGTATTGTGG CTGCTGTTGGGATCTCATTTATACAATTTGCCAACAACAATTCCATGAGAAATATCTATGTTTTGGGGGTATCCTTGTTTCTTGGGATTTCAGTACCTCAATATTTCATCATGAACACTGCCCCAGATGGACATGGCCCAGTTAGAACAAACGCTGGATGG TTTAATGACATTTTGAACACCATATTCTCTTCTGCTGCAACTGttgcaataattgttgggaCTATTCTTGATAACACACTTGAGGCAAAGCATGCAGCTAATGACAGAGGAATGCCATGGTGGGTTCCTTTCCAGAACAGAAAGGGAGATGTTAGAAATGATGAGTTTTACGGTCTTCCTCTTAGGATAAACGAGTATATGCCCACCAGATTTCTCTAA
- the LOC130944441 gene encoding mitogen-activated protein kinase kinase kinase 5-like isoform X3, protein MTTTSATTTTATATVIVPSSSPSPSPSHMDSSNYNKPSSSTFYFSCSTVSSAAADSKGQSIQQRRLTRQRRLRDHDAATDTYSLPASPLPSFKSFDSPAMPLPLPRPDSPLTRRPESTSPNSGHPFFATPRTRKSADHDAAKNVRSPSNLRRASFDPTIQSARYDLTVNIPSTTVLSGNIAYKYPQEHSHESYSETISELKLHYAAKSAPTSVLSSPVTSPRRSSNLDFYDPSIHLFQDFNETFKVSPAKTLHSPDLSSLRSRSPFHTPNNIREGSQPYNLCSKERPESNAHPLPLPPKSPSPSPAQSTIMHQTSEISPSMKKGQWQKGKLIGRGSFGSVYHATNLETGASCAMKEVDLIHDDPKSADSLKQLEQEIRILRQLHHPNIVQYYGSEIVGDHLYIYMEYVHPGSIHKFIHENCGAMTESVVRNFTRHILSGLAYLHNTKTIHRDIKGANLLVDASGIVKLADFGVSKILTEKSYELSLKGSPYWMAPELMMAAIKKESNPDIAMAIDIWSLGCTIIEMLTGRPPWSEFEGPQAMFKVLHRSPPIPETLSSEGQDFLKQCFRRNPADRPTAATLLTHAFVQNLHDQDVLIHPQQLYHPKGDPGPKENTRRRNSPKHNSKSSPRHSIGSRIINKIHNIIGS, encoded by the exons ATGACGACGACTTCAGCAACCACAACCACAGCCACCGCCACCGTCATagtcccttcttcttctccttctccttctccttctcatATGGATTCTTCTAACTATAACAAgccatcttcttctactttttatttttcttgttcaaCTGTCTCTTCAGCTGCCGCTGACAGCAAGGGGCAGTCGATTCAGCAGCGGAGGCTTACGAGGCAGAGGAGACTCCGCGACCATGACGCTGCCACCGACACCTATTCCTTGCCGGCTTCTCCTCTCCCTTCTTTCAAGTCCTTCGACTCGCCTGCCATGCCTCTCCCCCTGCCACGTCCTGACTCCCCGTTGACCCGCCGTCCCGAGTCAACTAGTCCCAATTCCGGTCATCCTTTCTTTGCCACTCCGCG TACCAGAAAGAGTGCGGATCATGATGCAGCTAAAAATGTAAGATCTCCAAGCAATTTGCGCAGAGCATCTTTTGATCCGACGATCCAGAGTGCAAGATATGATTTAACAGTCAATATACCATCTACAACGGTGCTATCTG GCAATATTGCATACAAATATCCCCAAGAACACTCTCATGAGAGTTACTCTGAGACTATTTCTGAGTTGAAACTGCATTATGCTGCCAAGAGTGCCCCAACAAGCGTACTATCCAGTCCTGTTACAAGTCCGCGTAGATCCAGCAACTTAGATTTCTATGATCCTTCCATACATTTGTTTCAAGATTTCAATGAAACTTTCAAAGTGTCACCGGCAAAAACACTTCACAGTCCAGACCTTTCTTCCCTTCGCAGCCGCAGTCCTTTCCACACTCCTAATAACATTCGAGAGGGATCTCAGCCTTATAATCTTTGCTCCAAAGAGCGGCCTGAAAGCAATGCACATCCATTACCCCTTCCACCTAAATCTCCATCTCCATCACCGGCTCAATCAACTATCATGCATCAAACTTCTGAAATTTCACCctccatgaagaagggtcaatgGCAGAAAGGGAAACTCATTGGCCGTGGATCATTTGGAAGTGTTTATCATGCTACCAACCT AGAAACGGGAGCATCGTGTGCAATGAAAGAGGTGGATCTGATTCATGATGATCCTAAGTCTGCTGATTCCTTAAAGCAACTAGAGCAG GAAATCCGAATTCTCCGTCAGCTACACCACCCTAACATTGTGCAGTATTATGGCAGTGAAATA GTTGGTGATCACTTGTACATATATATGGAGTATGTTCATCCTGGGTCAATTCATAAATTTATACATGAAAACTGTGGAGCTATGACTGAGTCTGTTGTTCGCAATTTCACTCGGCATATTCTCTCTGGATTGGCATACTTACATAATACAAAGACTATCCACAG GGATATCAAAGGTGCAAACTTGCTGGTTGATGCCTCGGGCATTGTCAAGCTTGCAGATTTTGGGGTGTCAAAAATT CTGACAGAGAAATCATATGAACTTTCATTGAAGGGAAGTCCCTACTGGATGGCTCCAGAG CTTATGATGGCTGCCATAAAGAAAGAATCAAATCCTGACATTGCCATGGCCATCGACATATGGAGCTTAGGGTGCACCATCATTGAAATGCTGACTGGCAGACCTCCTTGGAGCGAATTTGAAGGG CCTCAAGCAATGTTCAAGGTACTACACAGATCCCCACCTATACCAGAAACTCTATCTTCAGAGGGACAGGATTTCCTTAAGCAGTGTTTCAGAAGGAACCCTGCGGATCGACCAACAGCAGCAACCCTCCTTACACACGCCTTTGTACAAAATTTGCATGATCAAGATGTCCTAATTCATCCCCAACAACTCTATCATCCTAAAGGAGACCCGGGACCAAAA GAGAATACACGCAGACGCAATAGCCCAAAACACAATTCAAAATCTAGTCCCAGACACTCCATTGGCTCCAGGATTATTAACAAGATTCATAATATAATCGG AAGTTAA
- the LOC130944441 gene encoding mitogen-activated protein kinase kinase kinase 5-like isoform X2: protein MTTTSATTTTATATVIVPSSSPSPSPSHMDSSNYNKPSSSTFYFSCSTVSSAAADSKGQSIQQRRLTRQRRLRDHDAATDTYSLPASPLPSFKSFDSPAMPLPLPRPDSPLTRRPESTSPNSGHPFFATPRKSADHDAAKNVRSPSNLRRASFDPTIQSARYDLTVNIPSTTVLSGNIAYKYPQEHSHESYSETISELKLHYAAKSAPTSVLSSPVTSPRRSSNLDFYDPSIHLFQDFNETFKVSPAKTLHSPDLSSLRSRSPFHTPNNIREGSQPYNLCSKERPESNAHPLPLPPKSPSPSPAQSTIMHQTSEISPSMKKGQWQKGKLIGRGSFGSVYHATNLETGASCAMKEVDLIHDDPKSADSLKQLEQEIRILRQLHHPNIVQYYGSEIVGDHLYIYMEYVHPGSIHKFIHENCGAMTESVVRNFTRHILSGLAYLHNTKTIHRDIKGANLLVDASGIVKLADFGVSKILTEKSYELSLKGSPYWMAPELMMAAIKKESNPDIAMAIDIWSLGCTIIEMLTGRPPWSEFEGPQAMFKVLHRSPPIPETLSSEGQDFLKQCFRRNPADRPTAATLLTHAFVQNLHDQDVLIHPQQLYHPKGDPGPKENTRRRNSPKHNSKSSPRHSIGSRIINKIHNIIGDKKYDSDECNHSTSSADSPHSLTEVNARQPPLKPTLNFMSLAPFKVIKIIRHI from the exons ATGACGACGACTTCAGCAACCACAACCACAGCCACCGCCACCGTCATagtcccttcttcttctccttctccttctccttctcatATGGATTCTTCTAACTATAACAAgccatcttcttctactttttatttttcttgttcaaCTGTCTCTTCAGCTGCCGCTGACAGCAAGGGGCAGTCGATTCAGCAGCGGAGGCTTACGAGGCAGAGGAGACTCCGCGACCATGACGCTGCCACCGACACCTATTCCTTGCCGGCTTCTCCTCTCCCTTCTTTCAAGTCCTTCGACTCGCCTGCCATGCCTCTCCCCCTGCCACGTCCTGACTCCCCGTTGACCCGCCGTCCCGAGTCAACTAGTCCCAATTCCGGTCATCCTTTCTTTGCCACTCCGCG AAAGAGTGCGGATCATGATGCAGCTAAAAATGTAAGATCTCCAAGCAATTTGCGCAGAGCATCTTTTGATCCGACGATCCAGAGTGCAAGATATGATTTAACAGTCAATATACCATCTACAACGGTGCTATCTG GCAATATTGCATACAAATATCCCCAAGAACACTCTCATGAGAGTTACTCTGAGACTATTTCTGAGTTGAAACTGCATTATGCTGCCAAGAGTGCCCCAACAAGCGTACTATCCAGTCCTGTTACAAGTCCGCGTAGATCCAGCAACTTAGATTTCTATGATCCTTCCATACATTTGTTTCAAGATTTCAATGAAACTTTCAAAGTGTCACCGGCAAAAACACTTCACAGTCCAGACCTTTCTTCCCTTCGCAGCCGCAGTCCTTTCCACACTCCTAATAACATTCGAGAGGGATCTCAGCCTTATAATCTTTGCTCCAAAGAGCGGCCTGAAAGCAATGCACATCCATTACCCCTTCCACCTAAATCTCCATCTCCATCACCGGCTCAATCAACTATCATGCATCAAACTTCTGAAATTTCACCctccatgaagaagggtcaatgGCAGAAAGGGAAACTCATTGGCCGTGGATCATTTGGAAGTGTTTATCATGCTACCAACCT AGAAACGGGAGCATCGTGTGCAATGAAAGAGGTGGATCTGATTCATGATGATCCTAAGTCTGCTGATTCCTTAAAGCAACTAGAGCAG GAAATCCGAATTCTCCGTCAGCTACACCACCCTAACATTGTGCAGTATTATGGCAGTGAAATA GTTGGTGATCACTTGTACATATATATGGAGTATGTTCATCCTGGGTCAATTCATAAATTTATACATGAAAACTGTGGAGCTATGACTGAGTCTGTTGTTCGCAATTTCACTCGGCATATTCTCTCTGGATTGGCATACTTACATAATACAAAGACTATCCACAG GGATATCAAAGGTGCAAACTTGCTGGTTGATGCCTCGGGCATTGTCAAGCTTGCAGATTTTGGGGTGTCAAAAATT CTGACAGAGAAATCATATGAACTTTCATTGAAGGGAAGTCCCTACTGGATGGCTCCAGAG CTTATGATGGCTGCCATAAAGAAAGAATCAAATCCTGACATTGCCATGGCCATCGACATATGGAGCTTAGGGTGCACCATCATTGAAATGCTGACTGGCAGACCTCCTTGGAGCGAATTTGAAGGG CCTCAAGCAATGTTCAAGGTACTACACAGATCCCCACCTATACCAGAAACTCTATCTTCAGAGGGACAGGATTTCCTTAAGCAGTGTTTCAGAAGGAACCCTGCGGATCGACCAACAGCAGCAACCCTCCTTACACACGCCTTTGTACAAAATTTGCATGATCAAGATGTCCTAATTCATCCCCAACAACTCTATCATCCTAAAGGAGACCCGGGACCAAAA GAGAATACACGCAGACGCAATAGCCCAAAACACAATTCAAAATCTAGTCCCAGACACTCCATTGGCTCCAGGATTATTAACAAGATTCATAATATAATCGG TGATAAAAAATATGATAGTGATGAATGTAATCATAGTACATCTTCTGCTGACTCTCCTCACTCCCTGACAGAAGTTAACGCTCGTCAACCTCCCCTGAAACCTACACTCAATTTCATGTCTCTTGCACCATTCAAGGTTATCAAAATCATCAGACACATTTGA
- the LOC130944441 gene encoding mitogen-activated protein kinase kinase kinase 5-like isoform X1 yields the protein MTTTSATTTTATATVIVPSSSPSPSPSHMDSSNYNKPSSSTFYFSCSTVSSAAADSKGQSIQQRRLTRQRRLRDHDAATDTYSLPASPLPSFKSFDSPAMPLPLPRPDSPLTRRPESTSPNSGHPFFATPRTRKSADHDAAKNVRSPSNLRRASFDPTIQSARYDLTVNIPSTTVLSGNIAYKYPQEHSHESYSETISELKLHYAAKSAPTSVLSSPVTSPRRSSNLDFYDPSIHLFQDFNETFKVSPAKTLHSPDLSSLRSRSPFHTPNNIREGSQPYNLCSKERPESNAHPLPLPPKSPSPSPAQSTIMHQTSEISPSMKKGQWQKGKLIGRGSFGSVYHATNLETGASCAMKEVDLIHDDPKSADSLKQLEQEIRILRQLHHPNIVQYYGSEIVGDHLYIYMEYVHPGSIHKFIHENCGAMTESVVRNFTRHILSGLAYLHNTKTIHRDIKGANLLVDASGIVKLADFGVSKILTEKSYELSLKGSPYWMAPELMMAAIKKESNPDIAMAIDIWSLGCTIIEMLTGRPPWSEFEGPQAMFKVLHRSPPIPETLSSEGQDFLKQCFRRNPADRPTAATLLTHAFVQNLHDQDVLIHPQQLYHPKGDPGPKENTRRRNSPKHNSKSSPRHSIGSRIINKIHNIIGDKKYDSDECNHSTSSADSPHSLTEVNARQPPLKPTLNFMSLAPFKVIKIIRHI from the exons ATGACGACGACTTCAGCAACCACAACCACAGCCACCGCCACCGTCATagtcccttcttcttctccttctccttctccttctcatATGGATTCTTCTAACTATAACAAgccatcttcttctactttttatttttcttgttcaaCTGTCTCTTCAGCTGCCGCTGACAGCAAGGGGCAGTCGATTCAGCAGCGGAGGCTTACGAGGCAGAGGAGACTCCGCGACCATGACGCTGCCACCGACACCTATTCCTTGCCGGCTTCTCCTCTCCCTTCTTTCAAGTCCTTCGACTCGCCTGCCATGCCTCTCCCCCTGCCACGTCCTGACTCCCCGTTGACCCGCCGTCCCGAGTCAACTAGTCCCAATTCCGGTCATCCTTTCTTTGCCACTCCGCG TACCAGAAAGAGTGCGGATCATGATGCAGCTAAAAATGTAAGATCTCCAAGCAATTTGCGCAGAGCATCTTTTGATCCGACGATCCAGAGTGCAAGATATGATTTAACAGTCAATATACCATCTACAACGGTGCTATCTG GCAATATTGCATACAAATATCCCCAAGAACACTCTCATGAGAGTTACTCTGAGACTATTTCTGAGTTGAAACTGCATTATGCTGCCAAGAGTGCCCCAACAAGCGTACTATCCAGTCCTGTTACAAGTCCGCGTAGATCCAGCAACTTAGATTTCTATGATCCTTCCATACATTTGTTTCAAGATTTCAATGAAACTTTCAAAGTGTCACCGGCAAAAACACTTCACAGTCCAGACCTTTCTTCCCTTCGCAGCCGCAGTCCTTTCCACACTCCTAATAACATTCGAGAGGGATCTCAGCCTTATAATCTTTGCTCCAAAGAGCGGCCTGAAAGCAATGCACATCCATTACCCCTTCCACCTAAATCTCCATCTCCATCACCGGCTCAATCAACTATCATGCATCAAACTTCTGAAATTTCACCctccatgaagaagggtcaatgGCAGAAAGGGAAACTCATTGGCCGTGGATCATTTGGAAGTGTTTATCATGCTACCAACCT AGAAACGGGAGCATCGTGTGCAATGAAAGAGGTGGATCTGATTCATGATGATCCTAAGTCTGCTGATTCCTTAAAGCAACTAGAGCAG GAAATCCGAATTCTCCGTCAGCTACACCACCCTAACATTGTGCAGTATTATGGCAGTGAAATA GTTGGTGATCACTTGTACATATATATGGAGTATGTTCATCCTGGGTCAATTCATAAATTTATACATGAAAACTGTGGAGCTATGACTGAGTCTGTTGTTCGCAATTTCACTCGGCATATTCTCTCTGGATTGGCATACTTACATAATACAAAGACTATCCACAG GGATATCAAAGGTGCAAACTTGCTGGTTGATGCCTCGGGCATTGTCAAGCTTGCAGATTTTGGGGTGTCAAAAATT CTGACAGAGAAATCATATGAACTTTCATTGAAGGGAAGTCCCTACTGGATGGCTCCAGAG CTTATGATGGCTGCCATAAAGAAAGAATCAAATCCTGACATTGCCATGGCCATCGACATATGGAGCTTAGGGTGCACCATCATTGAAATGCTGACTGGCAGACCTCCTTGGAGCGAATTTGAAGGG CCTCAAGCAATGTTCAAGGTACTACACAGATCCCCACCTATACCAGAAACTCTATCTTCAGAGGGACAGGATTTCCTTAAGCAGTGTTTCAGAAGGAACCCTGCGGATCGACCAACAGCAGCAACCCTCCTTACACACGCCTTTGTACAAAATTTGCATGATCAAGATGTCCTAATTCATCCCCAACAACTCTATCATCCTAAAGGAGACCCGGGACCAAAA GAGAATACACGCAGACGCAATAGCCCAAAACACAATTCAAAATCTAGTCCCAGACACTCCATTGGCTCCAGGATTATTAACAAGATTCATAATATAATCGG TGATAAAAAATATGATAGTGATGAATGTAATCATAGTACATCTTCTGCTGACTCTCCTCACTCCCTGACAGAAGTTAACGCTCGTCAACCTCCCCTGAAACCTACACTCAATTTCATGTCTCTTGCACCATTCAAGGTTATCAAAATCATCAGACACATTTGA